DNA sequence from the Cronobacter turicensis z3032 genome:
GCGGATCGCGCAGTCTATTCACCCCGCGCCTCCCGCTGATTCACCAGATGACGAAAGCGCAGCACGCCGCGGTGCGCGCCTTGCGCGTCCACTACCGACAGCGCCTCGCACTGGCGCTCGACAAATACCGACATCGCCTCGCGCAGCGTTAAGGTGTCCGCCACCGGCGCGCCCTCGCCTGTGCCAGGCTCGATAAATTCCGCCACCTGTTTGAGCGACAGCAATCGCACGCCAAGCTCGCTGCGCCCGAAAAAATCACGCACGAAATCATTGCGCGGCGCGGTGAGCAGCGTCAGCGGCGCGCCCTGTTGCACCACTTCGCCGTTATCCATCAGCACCAGATGCTGGGCAAGCCCGAGCGCCTCGTCGATGTCGTGCGTGACCAGCACAATGGTGCGTCCGAGCAGCTGATGAATGCGGCGCATCTCCTGTTGCAGCGCGCTGCGCGTCACCGGGTCGAGCGCGCCGAACGGCTCGTCCATCAGCAATACCTCCGGGTCGGCCGCCAGCGCGCGCGCCACGCCGACCCGCTGCTGCTGCCCGCCGGAGAGCTGATGCGGGTAGCGATCGCGAAATGCTTCAGGCGCGAGCCCAAGTAGCGCGAGCAGTTCATCGACCCGCGCCTGAATGCGTGCCTTCGGCCACTTCAGCAACTGCGGCACCGTGGCGACGTTTTGCGCCACCGTCCAGTGCGGGAACAGCCCGACCGACTGAATCGCATACCCCATGCGCCTGCGCAGCGCCTCGGGCGAAAACTGACGGATTTCCTCGCCCGCGAAGCGGATCTCGCCTGCGTCGTGCTCCACCAGACGATTAATCATCTTCAGCGTGGTGGATTTACCGGAGCCGGAGGTGCCGATAAGCACCGAAAACGCGCCTTCGGCGAACGTCAGGCTTAAATCTTTTACCGCCGCGCCGCCGTCATAAAATTTACTGACCTGCTGAAATTCAATCATCTCGTTTCGTCTCCAGCGCGCCGATGGCGAGCGTAAACAGCGCGTCCAGCACTACCGCCAGCGCCACGACCGGGATCACCCCGAGCAGCACCAGATCGAGCGCGCTGCTGAGTAATCCCTGAAATACCAGCGCCCCGAAGCCGCCTGCGCCAATCAGGGCGGCAACGACCGCCATGCCGACCGTCTGCACCGCCACCACCCGCAGGCTGCGCAGCCAGACGGGCAGCGCCAGCGGCACATCGACATGCCAGAAGCGCTGCCAGGCGGACATGCCCATTCCGCGGGCGCTCTCCCGCACCGCGTCGGGCACCTGCCCAAGCCCCGCCACCACGCCGCGCACCAGCGGCAGCAGCGCATAGAGCGTGAGCGCAATCAGCGCAGGCGCAAGCCCGGTGCCGGAGACGCCCAGCGCGCCGAGCGCCGGAAATGCCTGCGCCAGCCCGGCGAGCGGGGCCATCAGCAGACCGAACAGCGCCACCGACGGCACCGTCTGAATAATATTGAGCGCGGCGAACAGACCGGGCTGCCAGCGCGGGCGCCGGTGACACAGGATCCCGAGCGGCAAGCCGATGACAAGCGCGGGCGCCAGCGTGCCGAAAATCAGCGTCAGGTGGCGCGCGGCGGCGTCATCAAACACCGTCTGGCGGTTGGCGTATTCTTTAAGAAGCGACAGCGCATCGAAATGACCGCTCAGCAGAAGCCAGAGCGGCGCCATCCAGATCTGCGCCTGTAGCAGCCAGCGCCAGAGCGGCTGGCGCGTCAGCCTGCCGATGGCGTCGCTTGCGGCGAGTAACGAGACCGCAAGCATCAGCCACAGGCCGCTGCCGGGCGAGGTCCGCGCCAGACGACTGCCGGTTTCAGCCAGTCGCGCCGCCTCATCGCCCGTCACAAACAGCAGCGTGATAAAGAGCGCCTGCGCGGCAATAAGAATCAGCAGCGCCCCTGGTTTTCCGGGCACGCAGGCGAGCAGACAGAGTAAAAGCGGCAGCGCCCACAAGGCAGGCGCGATGGCAGGAAAAAGCCCGGAGAGACCGAGCGGCGCGCCGGACACCAGCCGGTTCGGCGCGTAATTTAAAAAGGGCAACAGGGCGGCGGCGGCCAGCAAGACCGCCAGCAGCACCAGCACCCGGTTATGGCATCTGATTGACAAAACGTGTCCCGCAGGCAAACGCCGGAGGCGTTATTTCACCAGTCCTTTTTCTTTAAGCCACTGCGACGCCACTTTACCGGCATCGAGCCCTTCTACCGCGATTTGCGCATTCAGTTCCTGGAGCGTTTTCTCATCCAGCGCTTTAAAGACCGGCTCAAACCACTGCGCCATCTCCGGGTACGCCTTCAGTACCGCCTCACGCACGACGGGCGCTGGCGCGTAAACCGGCTGAACGCCTTTAGGATCGGTGAGCGTTTGCAGACCGAGCGCCGCTACCGGGCCGTCGGTGCCATACGCCATCGCGGCGTTAACGCCGGAGGTTTGCTGGGCCGCCGCTTTGATGGTCACCGCGGTATCGCCGCCCGCGAGCGACAGCATCTGATCCTGATTCAGTTTAAACTGGTAGGCTTTTTCAAAGGCTGGCAGCGCGTCCGGGCGCTCGATAAATTCCGCCGAGGCGGCAAGTTTGAACGTGCCGCCGTCTTTAAGGTAACGGCTGAGATCGGCAAGCGAGGTCAGTTTGTTTTTCTGCGCCAGATCCTGACGTACCGCGATGGTCCAGGTGTTGTTCGCCGCCGCGGGCGTCAGCCAGATAAGCTTATTCTGCTCGGCGTCGAGCTTTTTGACTTTGTCATAGCCCTGCTGTGCGTTTTTCCAGGCCGGATCGTTCTCCTGCTTAAAGAAAAACGCGCCGTTGCCGGTGTATTCCGGGTAGATATCCAGCTCGCCAGACGTTATCGCCCCGCGCACCACGGGTGTGGTGCCCAGCTGGATTTTGTTGACCGTTTTCACGCCGTGGCTGTCCAGCACCTGCAGAATAATGTTGCCAAGCAGCGCGCCTTCGGTGTCGATTTTCGAGCCCACTTTCACCGGCTCGGCCGCCTGCGCGCCTGCCGCCAGCAGTAACAGACCTGCCGCGCTCCAGAGTTTTAGCCTCATGA
Encoded proteins:
- the yehX gene encoding Putative osmoprotectant uptake system ATP-binding protein yehX codes for the protein MIEFQQVSKFYDGGAAVKDLSLTFAEGAFSVLIGTSGSGKSTTLKMINRLVEHDAGEIRFAGEEIRQFSPEALRRRMGYAIQSVGLFPHWTVAQNVATVPQLLKWPKARIQARVDELLALLGLAPEAFRDRYPHQLSGGQQQRVGVARALAADPEVLLMDEPFGALDPVTRSALQQEMRRIHQLLGRTIVLVTHDIDEALGLAQHLVLMDNGEVVQQGAPLTLLTAPRNDFVRDFFGRSELGVRLLSLKQVAEFIEPGTGEGAPVADTLTLREAMSVFVERQCEALSVVDAQGAHRGVLRFRHLVNQREARGE
- the yehY gene encoding Putative osmoprotectant uptake system permease protein yehY: MPFLNYAPNRLVSGAPLGLSGLFPAIAPALWALPLLLCLLACVPGKPGALLILIAAQALFITLLFVTGDEAARLAETGSRLARTSPGSGLWLMLAVSLLAASDAIGRLTRQPLWRWLLQAQIWMAPLWLLLSGHFDALSLLKEYANRQTVFDDAAARHLTLIFGTLAPALVIGLPLGILCHRRPRWQPGLFAALNIIQTVPSVALFGLLMAPLAGLAQAFPALGALGVSGTGLAPALIALTLYALLPLVRGVVAGLGQVPDAVRESARGMGMSAWQRFWHVDVPLALPVWLRSLRVVAVQTVGMAVVAALIGAGGFGALVFQGLLSSALDLVLLGVIPVVALAVVLDALFTLAIGALETKRDD
- the osmF gene encoding Putative osmoprotectant uptake system substrate-binding protein osmF, which gives rise to MRLKLWSAAGLLLLAAGAQAAEPVKVGSKIDTEGALLGNIILQVLDSHGVKTVNKIQLGTTPVVRGAITSGELDIYPEYTGNGAFFFKQENDPAWKNAQQGYDKVKKLDAEQNKLIWLTPAAANNTWTIAVRQDLAQKNKLTSLADLSRYLKDGGTFKLAASAEFIERPDALPAFEKAYQFKLNQDQMLSLAGGDTAVTIKAAAQQTSGVNAAMAYGTDGPVAALGLQTLTDPKGVQPVYAPAPVVREAVLKAYPEMAQWFEPVFKALDEKTLQELNAQIAVEGLDAGKVASQWLKEKGLVK